A stretch of Kyrpidia spormannii DNA encodes these proteins:
- a CDS encoding winged helix-turn-helix transcriptional regulator, which produces MGDAACPIERTLQVIGKKWMVLIIRELFRGKRRFAEIGRNLQITDKVLSERLKELEEHGIVERTVYPDASPPRVEYTLTEKGRSLNIVLESMMEWGSKYA; this is translated from the coding sequence ATGGGCGATGCAGCGTGCCCAATTGAGCGCACTCTTCAGGTCATCGGCAAGAAATGGATGGTCTTGATTATTCGGGAGTTGTTTCGGGGGAAGCGCCGGTTTGCGGAGATCGGGCGAAACTTGCAGATCACGGACAAGGTGTTGTCCGAGCGGCTGAAAGAGCTGGAAGAACATGGAATTGTCGAGCGAACGGTTTATCCGGACGCTTCTCCACCCCGGGTGGAGTACACCCTGACGGAGAAGGGGCGGTCATTGAATATTGTCCTTGAGTCGATGATGGAATGGGGCTCTAAGTACGCATAA
- a CDS encoding S-layer homology domain-containing protein, with product MKGWTARIHRMAVIGLIGLMVSAAGWQPGTVRAGNGPAGMDGDGSQTNPYVVTNRDQLDALRNMTTTPGTFFVLGQDIDLGGNEWEPIPSFGGHLDGQGHTITGLTITSTTAATVGLIGTLDSGGEIRNLTLDNVQITTGDGQFYVGALVGKNRGTVRNGRVAGTLTVNAGNGSIGGLAGLNGDRRTDDVGSIVDSSALVSITATATNATICGLVGTNTEGSTIQDSHAERPVTVNGAGNLIGGLVGNNVGSVSGSYATGNVHLEDVVNNDGLSSYVGGLVGENQGSVQDSYATGNVSGKGGSRANYGGLVGYNLNGAIVRSHGAGGVGVADVPNALVGGLVGFNDTGEMAPNPAIIEYSYSKGQVEVSSSDNAGVGGLVGNNRGSVKISYAMGNVVVGSGDRSSVGGLVGIHDSPGTIENSYAEGAVQGGGSNFDVGGLIGDNWAGMVNSYAFGKVTTEPSASVGCVGGLIGYNEGVGTADGCYWDVDPSGQKDGFGTNDNNANPPVVTGKSTSEMKQQSTFEGWDFTYIWGIDPGNSRPFLLALFSGGLAFEPPQYEMNVGASRDAVLSAQYSDGNRWHVTTWATVVSSDPGVADVAKVEPVWKVTGNQAGTATLTASFPNLADVPNLPKATATVTVVSPSSGGGGGGGGGGSGPVLLRLVAVPESLDLNVGQTGAVQVYAEYAGGWKQDVTGLATYQSSDSAVAEVDGRGRVTGKSPGTAEIGVSYQGQTVRVKVTVKDVTPPGPDFTDIKGHWAEALIREAARGWVTGFPDGTFRPDQPVTRGEFAVMAMKAFGWAPTEGPSLPYLDRDGIPDWARDAVAAGTVLGVLKGYDDGYFRPDRLISRAELGVIIAKAAGLPVMAGAHTTFADDSAIPEWARRFVAVAQEAGLLVGRGDNQFEPEGLTTRAETVAVLLKAAAGQNSGGGTASAPSVAE from the coding sequence ATGAAAGGGTGGACAGCGAGGATTCACCGGATGGCCGTAATCGGTTTGATCGGGCTGATGGTGAGTGCCGCGGGGTGGCAGCCGGGGACGGTGCGGGCCGGCAACGGGCCGGCGGGTATGGACGGAGACGGAAGCCAAACAAATCCGTACGTGGTCACGAACAGGGATCAATTGGATGCCCTGCGGAACATGACCACGACTCCCGGAACATTTTTTGTGCTGGGGCAGGATATTGATCTCGGCGGCAACGAATGGGAGCCGATTCCTTCGTTTGGCGGGCATTTAGACGGACAAGGGCACACGATCACGGGTTTGACGATCACGTCCACTACGGCGGCCACCGTCGGCCTGATCGGGACCCTGGACAGCGGAGGGGAGATCAGAAACCTCACCCTGGACAATGTACAGATCACAACCGGTGACGGGCAGTTTTATGTGGGAGCCTTGGTGGGGAAAAATCGCGGCACCGTACGGAACGGCCGGGTGGCGGGGACCTTGACTGTGAATGCAGGAAATGGCTCTATCGGTGGTCTGGCCGGCTTGAACGGCGATCGCAGAACCGATGACGTCGGATCCATTGTGGACAGCTCGGCTTTGGTCAGCATTACGGCCACCGCGACCAACGCCACCATCTGCGGACTTGTGGGAACAAACACGGAGGGTTCTACGATTCAAGACAGCCACGCCGAACGGCCGGTGACGGTTAACGGTGCAGGAAACTTGATCGGCGGGCTGGTGGGGAACAATGTCGGCTCCGTGTCCGGCAGTTATGCGACGGGGAACGTTCATCTTGAGGACGTGGTGAACAATGATGGTCTATCTTCGTATGTAGGCGGCTTGGTCGGAGAGAATCAGGGTTCTGTTCAAGACAGTTACGCAACGGGAAATGTGTCCGGAAAGGGCGGTTCCCGAGCGAATTACGGCGGGTTGGTCGGGTACAACCTTAACGGCGCGATTGTCCGCAGTCATGGCGCAGGAGGGGTGGGCGTCGCCGATGTGCCAAATGCCTTGGTCGGAGGGCTTGTCGGGTTCAATGACACAGGAGAAATGGCTCCGAATCCGGCGATCATCGAGTACAGCTACTCAAAAGGTCAAGTTGAGGTATCATCCAGTGACAATGCTGGAGTCGGAGGACTGGTGGGGAATAATCGAGGGTCTGTGAAAATCAGCTATGCGATGGGAAATGTCGTCGTAGGGTCCGGTGATAGGTCCTCCGTGGGCGGTTTGGTGGGAATTCATGACTCTCCCGGCACCATAGAAAACAGCTATGCGGAGGGTGCTGTGCAAGGGGGAGGCTCAAATTTTGATGTCGGAGGTCTGATAGGGGATAATTGGGCAGGCATGGTGAACAGTTATGCATTTGGGAAAGTGACGACGGAGCCAAGTGCAAGTGTCGGGTGCGTAGGAGGGCTGATCGGATACAACGAAGGAGTAGGCACCGCCGACGGTTGCTACTGGGACGTGGACCCGTCAGGGCAAAAGGATGGATTCGGGACAAACGATAACAATGCCAACCCACCGGTGGTGACCGGAAAATCCACCTCCGAAATGAAGCAACAAAGCACCTTTGAAGGGTGGGATTTTACCTATATCTGGGGCATCGATCCGGGCAACAGTCGGCCGTTTCTCTTGGCCCTGTTCTCAGGAGGACTGGCGTTTGAACCGCCCCAGTATGAGATGAATGTAGGGGCGAGCCGGGATGCGGTATTGTCCGCGCAGTATTCGGACGGGAATCGTTGGCATGTCACCACTTGGGCGACGGTCGTGTCTTCGGATCCCGGCGTGGCCGATGTGGCAAAAGTGGAGCCGGTATGGAAAGTGACCGGGAATCAGGCCGGGACGGCAACGTTGACGGCATCATTCCCGAATTTGGCCGATGTCCCCAATTTGCCCAAGGCGACGGCGACGGTGACGGTCGTTTCGCCGTCTTCCGGAGGAGGCGGCGGAGGGGGCGGCGGAGGTTCCGGTCCTGTTCTGCTTCGCCTGGTGGCAGTGCCCGAGTCCCTGGACCTGAACGTCGGGCAGACCGGGGCCGTCCAAGTGTACGCCGAGTACGCGGGAGGCTGGAAACAGGACGTGACGGGGCTGGCGACCTATCAGAGTTCCGATTCTGCGGTGGCGGAGGTGGACGGCCGGGGCCGGGTGACGGGCAAGAGCCCGGGAACGGCTGAGATCGGGGTGTCCTATCAGGGACAGACGGTCCGGGTGAAGGTGACCGTAAAGGACGTGACGCCTCCGGGTCCGGATTTCACCGATATCAAGGGCCACTGGGCGGAGGCCCTGATCCGGGAGGCGGCCCGGGGATGGGTGACCGGATTTCCCGACGGCACCTTTCGGCCCGACCAGCCGGTGACCCGGGGCGAATTTGCCGTCATGGCCATGAAAGCCTTCGGGTGGGCGCCCACGGAAGGACCGTCATTGCCGTATCTGGACCGGGACGGGATTCCTGACTGGGCCCGGGATGCGGTGGCGGCCGGGACGGTCCTCGGGGTCCTCAAAGGGTACGACGATGGATATTTTCGACCCGATCGGCTGATCAGCCGGGCGGAACTTGGGGTGATCATCGCCAAAGCGGCGGGGTTGCCGGTGATGGCCGGCGCCCACACCACCTTTGCCGATGACAGCGCCATTCCCGAGTGGGCTCGGAGGTTTGTGGCGGTGGCCCAAGAGGCCGGACTGTTGGTCGGGAGGGGTGACAACCAGTTTGAGCCGGAAGGTTTGACCACCCGGGCCGAGACGGTGGCGGTGCTCCTCAAAGCCGCGGCCGGTCAAAATTCTGGCGGCGGAACGGCGTCTGCGCCATCCGTTGCTGAATAG
- a CDS encoding RCC1 domain-containing protein, with product MGGCSVAGALWPVQPASAASLGQVALAAGGNHSLVVTSDGTVWSWENNGHGQLGDGTTQRRETPGPAGTMSGFRQISAGDGHTLALTQGGAVVAWGWNAFGQLGNGGSADSSTPVAVQGLATDSTIQAVAAGAYHSLALTSDGRVFAWGANSYGQLGDGTTNSALSAVQVQGLTTASTVAVAVAAGGNHSLALTNDGRVFAWGKNSSGQLGDGSTTSSDFPVQVEGRRFSRCRGESLSPPICTGSIVPGR from the coding sequence GTGGGTGGTTGCTCAGTCGCCGGGGCGCTTTGGCCGGTACAGCCCGCATCGGCCGCCAGTCTGGGTCAAGTGGCGCTCGCTGCGGGGGGCAATCATTCGTTGGTCGTCACGTCGGACGGCACGGTGTGGAGTTGGGAGAATAACGGCCACGGCCAACTGGGGGATGGAACGACCCAACGTCGCGAAACCCCCGGCCCGGCGGGCACGATGTCAGGGTTTAGGCAGATCTCGGCCGGAGACGGCCACACTCTGGCGTTGACCCAAGGGGGTGCAGTTGTCGCCTGGGGTTGGAACGCCTTTGGTCAGCTCGGCAACGGCGGATCGGCCGATTCGTCGACGCCTGTTGCAGTACAGGGGCTGGCCACCGATTCCACGATTCAAGCCGTGGCGGCGGGCGCGTACCACAGTCTAGCTCTCACGTCAGATGGCCGGGTGTTCGCGTGGGGGGCAAACTCATATGGTCAGCTTGGAGATGGGACGACCAACAGCGCTTTGTCGGCTGTTCAGGTTCAGGGGTTGACCACGGCCTCGACCGTGGCGGTCGCTGTGGCAGCGGGTGGCAATCACAGCCTGGCGCTGACGAACGATGGCCGGGTGTTTGCTTGGGGGAAGAATTCCTCGGGTCAGCTCGGGGATGGGTCTACGACTTCGTCGGACTTCCCGGTTCAGGTCGAGGGGCGGCGTTTTTCTCGCTGCCGAGGAGAAAGTTTATCTCCGCCCATCTGTACCGGTTCGATTGTCCCGGGCCGGTGA
- a CDS encoding HAD family hydrolase, which translates to MKKDKEHIIFDLDDTLVHCNVHFLRVRRNFVEQMLSWFGRGGVTGREIWATQSRIDLEQVEKGGLQKDHFPQSLVETYRIFCKRFGRKAEPEEERSLLALGYRVYESPVILYPYARESLEELRDRGHVLYLYTGGDPEVQLRKLEQSGLSRFFDPERRFVTPFKDRVRLGELLHQFDLPAGGAWMVGNSLRSDILPALELGLTAIHVPEEQPWEFDHAVIPESYYSRLHHVSGLREVPAVIIGERGVAG; encoded by the coding sequence GTGAAGAAGGACAAAGAGCACATTATCTTTGATCTGGATGATACCTTGGTGCACTGTAATGTGCACTTTCTTCGTGTCCGCAGGAATTTTGTAGAGCAAATGCTGAGTTGGTTCGGGCGGGGCGGGGTGACGGGCCGGGAGATTTGGGCGACACAGTCCCGGATCGATCTGGAGCAGGTGGAGAAGGGCGGCTTGCAGAAAGATCATTTTCCCCAGTCCTTGGTGGAAACCTACCGCATATTTTGTAAGCGGTTCGGGCGCAAAGCGGAGCCCGAGGAGGAACGGTCTTTGCTCGCCCTGGGTTACCGGGTCTACGAGTCGCCGGTCATTCTCTACCCCTATGCCCGGGAAAGCCTCGAGGAGTTGCGGGATCGGGGACATGTCCTATATCTTTATACCGGCGGGGATCCCGAGGTTCAGCTCCGGAAACTGGAACAGTCCGGGCTGAGCCGATTTTTCGATCCGGAGAGGCGGTTTGTCACTCCCTTTAAAGACCGCGTCCGATTGGGCGAGCTGCTCCATCAGTTTGACCTTCCCGCCGGAGGCGCGTGGATGGTGGGGAACTCTTTGCGAAGCGATATTCTGCCGGCCCTGGAGCTGGGTTTGACGGCGATTCACGTGCCGGAAGAGCAACCCTGGGAGTTCGACCACGCGGTGATCCCGGAGTCGTACTATTCGCGGTTGCATCACGTATCCGGGTTGCGGGAGGTCCCCGCCGTCATCATTGGAGAGAGAGGTGTGGCCGGATGA
- a CDS encoding RpnC/YadD family protein: MFHLEFQSTREPTLHRFLEYDARLARQHFAQVRTVVLYHANIQSAPSELDIGTAMYRVENVFLSDLNGDAALKEVEEHLRIGQWEPGDRLRLALALNMNVRSVSTAFERVLELVPAVPDETERDLVVSAILALGDQSLNDQQRTHLRKELRKVSKIVEELYEEGRQEGEHLKAVQVAEKMFRKGASLSDVIDITGLSEQEAEEIRRKLMN; this comes from the coding sequence GTGTTCCACTTGGAATTCCAGAGCACGCGAGAACCGACGTTGCATCGCTTTTTGGAATACGATGCCCGGTTGGCGCGTCAGCATTTCGCGCAGGTTCGAACGGTGGTATTGTATCATGCTAATATCCAGAGCGCTCCAAGCGAGCTGGACATTGGAACGGCAATGTACCGGGTCGAAAACGTCTTCCTGTCAGATTTAAACGGTGATGCGGCGCTGAAAGAAGTCGAAGAACATCTACGAATCGGGCAATGGGAGCCAGGTGACCGGTTGCGGCTGGCCTTGGCGCTCAATATGAACGTGCGAAGTGTTTCTACAGCGTTTGAGCGGGTTTTGGAACTTGTGCCTGCAGTGCCGGACGAGACCGAACGGGATCTGGTCGTGAGCGCCATTCTGGCACTTGGAGACCAATCGCTGAACGATCAACAACGGACTCATTTGCGAAAGGAGCTAAGAAAGGTGTCCAAGATCGTAGAGGAACTTTACGAAGAAGGCCGTCAGGAAGGCGAACATCTAAAGGCTGTTCAAGTGGCCGAAAAGATGTTCCGCAAAGGCGCTTCGCTGTCGGATGTGATAGACATCACGGGCCTGTCAGAGCAAGAAGCGGAGGAAATCCGCCGAAAATTGATGAACTGA
- a CDS encoding M48 family metalloprotease, which translates to METFTALQERVTRARKWKWFWFALLWGVVILAGFVIGEKLQDPKDWVITMTVIVVGAIVYAIVFSGWHVGLIARAQRGQWVEDERRVLRLLEPLCSAADIPMPKVFIIPAEACNAYAAGVLRGHQYVGVTKGILDRLSDDELQAVLAHEVSHLRMQDPLFTAWWIAIVGLIEWVSITLFLVGVGVALTEGRRRSRQAQESAMIGFITAVLAIIVGVVAVILIQIGVRASMRRREFLADGQAVVLMGRAQPLINALSKIRYTPYITNRSTAAASLFALDPVIRRHWWERLFATHPDMDERISRLQTIAREIG; encoded by the coding sequence ATGGAGACTTTTACTGCCCTTCAAGAACGTGTCACGCGGGCTCGCAAATGGAAATGGTTCTGGTTCGCGTTGCTGTGGGGCGTCGTCATTCTTGCTGGGTTTGTTATCGGCGAGAAGTTGCAAGACCCAAAGGATTGGGTTATCACCATGACCGTGATTGTCGTTGGAGCCATCGTGTATGCCATCGTCTTCTCTGGCTGGCATGTGGGACTGATCGCAAGAGCACAACGCGGCCAGTGGGTTGAAGATGAGCGTCGAGTGCTTCGCTTGCTGGAGCCACTGTGTTCAGCAGCGGACATTCCCATGCCGAAGGTGTTCATTATCCCCGCGGAGGCCTGCAACGCCTACGCTGCCGGCGTGCTTAGAGGTCACCAGTATGTCGGTGTCACAAAAGGAATCCTTGATCGGCTGAGCGACGACGAGTTGCAGGCAGTGTTGGCCCACGAGGTATCGCATCTCAGGATGCAAGATCCGCTGTTTACGGCTTGGTGGATAGCCATCGTTGGCCTGATTGAATGGGTATCGATCACGTTATTCCTTGTCGGAGTGGGCGTCGCATTGACCGAAGGACGGCGCCGTAGCCGACAGGCGCAAGAGAGTGCCATGATTGGTTTCATCACGGCGGTTCTAGCCATAATCGTGGGCGTAGTCGCTGTGATCCTGATTCAAATCGGTGTCCGAGCCAGTATGCGCCGGCGTGAGTTCCTTGCCGATGGGCAGGCAGTGGTGCTCATGGGCCGTGCGCAGCCACTCATCAATGCGCTGAGTAAAATCCGCTACACCCCATACATCACCAACCGGTCGACTGCCGCCGCCTCGCTGTTTGCTTTGGACCCCGTTATTCGCCGGCACTGGTGGGAGCGGCTATTTGCTACGCACCCTGACATGGATGAGCGGATTTCGAGGTTACAGACCATTGCAAGAGAGATCGGTTGA